One Polaribacter sp. KT25b DNA segment encodes these proteins:
- a CDS encoding alpha-amylase family glycosyl hydrolase, which yields MKKITFLFILFITSIGFSQVTITPNPFDISASITISLDANSTATDCNGLSNPTKVYMHSGVGSDTNAFDISVVGNWGLDDGVGEMTLNTSNNRWEITFVPKTYFSLTDAEATSVTKMGIVFRNATGTQEMKDNGCSDFIFNVGSFQLTLNSPSSAITVLNSGESLSINATASLTSSFVLKANGAIVNQNSGLTYSYSPTVTENTTYLLEATNNGETKSSTFQAVVKPTVTEAAVPSGMKDGINLNSSDPTKATLVFYAPTKEFVHLIGNFNNWELDDSYLLKKDSSNDRFWIELTGLTAQTDYTYQYMIDADLRVADPYSTIILNEYNDQYIDATTYPNLPSYPSGKTNHAVTLLRTGDTEYTWQTTNFQKPAKTDLVIYEILIRDFDALHSYDAVKARLDYLQDLGINAIEFMPVMEFDGNESWGYNPSFHMALDKYYGNATSFKQFIDECHRRGMAVIIDVAFNHASGQNPYYRMWNTDNGGYGGQASTDSPFFNPIARHSYSVFNDFNHSKQATKDYVKRVSQYWIDEYKIDGFRWDLTKGFTQNCTGSDACTNAYQQDRVDVLKGYADDQWEIDPNFYIIFEHLGTNDEETQWVNYRLDEGKGIMVWGNHNSTYNQATMGFGASSDFSWISYLNRGWTVPANVSYMESHDEERLMYKNLQFGNSSGSYNIKTLTTALDREELAGAFYFTVPGPKMIWQFGELGYDISIDENGRTGNKPIKWEYFDIQARKDLYNTWAKLIKLKLKYDIFQTSDFTLDVANTNGLKKIHLTNPSATDIQNIVIIGNFGVTTQSISPFFQQTGTWYSLLEDNATINVTSTTANISLAPGEFKMYANSPATLSSDDITLENNTLQMYPNPTSTAFYLSKEALDVKVFDITGKQVKQFAKSVIKNNTFSVTDLNTGIYFVRIKENDNKISTKKLIIN from the coding sequence ATGAAAAAAATTACTTTTTTATTTATTCTATTTATAACTTCAATTGGTTTTAGCCAAGTTACAATTACTCCAAACCCTTTTGATATAAGTGCATCTATTACAATAAGTTTAGATGCTAATAGTACGGCTACAGATTGTAACGGACTAAGTAATCCCACAAAAGTGTATATGCATTCTGGCGTTGGTTCAGATACAAATGCTTTTGACATAAGTGTTGTTGGAAATTGGGGATTAGATGATGGTGTTGGAGAAATGACACTAAATACTTCTAATAATCGTTGGGAAATAACCTTTGTACCAAAAACATATTTTAGTTTAACAGATGCAGAAGCTACTAGTGTTACTAAAATGGGAATTGTTTTTAGAAATGCAACCGGTACTCAAGAAATGAAAGACAATGGTTGTAGTGATTTTATTTTTAATGTGGGTTCATTCCAATTAACATTAAACTCACCTTCATCAGCAATAACAGTTTTAAATTCAGGAGAAAGTTTATCAATAAATGCTACCGCTTCATTAACATCTAGTTTTGTTTTAAAAGCAAATGGCGCAATCGTAAATCAAAATTCTGGATTAACTTACAGCTACTCTCCTACCGTTACAGAAAATACAACTTATCTTTTAGAGGCTACAAATAACGGAGAAACAAAAAGCTCAACTTTTCAAGCAGTAGTAAAACCAACTGTTACAGAAGCTGCTGTTCCTTCTGGTATGAAAGACGGAATTAACTTAAATTCATCAGACCCAACAAAAGCTACTTTAGTTTTTTATGCCCCAACAAAAGAGTTTGTTCATTTAATTGGAAACTTTAATAACTGGGAATTAGACGACAGCTATTTACTTAAAAAAGATAGCTCTAATGATCGCTTTTGGATAGAACTTACAGGCTTAACTGCTCAAACAGATTATACTTACCAATACATGATTGATGCAGATTTAAGAGTTGCAGATCCTTATTCTACAATAATTTTAAATGAGTATAATGATCAATATATAGACGCAACTACTTATCCTAATTTACCAAGTTATCCATCAGGAAAAACAAATCACGCAGTAACATTATTAAGAACTGGTGACACAGAATATACTTGGCAAACAACAAACTTTCAAAAACCAGCAAAAACAGATTTGGTTATTTATGAAATTTTAATTAGAGATTTTGATGCTTTACACAGCTATGACGCAGTGAAAGCTAGATTAGATTATTTACAAGATTTAGGAATAAACGCTATAGAGTTTATGCCTGTAATGGAGTTTGATGGCAATGAATCTTGGGGATACAACCCTTCTTTTCATATGGCTTTAGATAAATATTATGGTAATGCTACTTCTTTTAAACAATTTATTGATGAATGTCACAGAAGAGGAATGGCTGTTATTATTGATGTAGCTTTTAATCACGCAAGCGGACAAAATCCTTATTATAGAATGTGGAATACAGACAACGGTGGTTATGGAGGACAAGCTAGTACAGATAGCCCTTTTTTCAACCCAATTGCTAGGCATTCTTACAGTGTTTTTAACGATTTTAATCACTCTAAACAAGCTACAAAAGATTACGTAAAAAGAGTTTCTCAATATTGGATTGATGAATATAAAATTGATGGTTTTAGATGGGATTTAACAAAAGGATTTACACAAAACTGTACTGGTAGCGATGCCTGTACAAATGCATATCAACAAGATAGAGTTGATGTTTTAAAAGGATATGCTGACGATCAGTGGGAAATAGATCCAAACTTTTATATCATTTTCGAACATTTAGGTACAAATGATGAAGAAACTCAATGGGTAAACTATAGATTGGATGAAGGAAAAGGAATTATGGTTTGGGGTAATCATAATAGTACATACAATCAAGCTACAATGGGCTTTGGTGCTAGTTCTGATTTTTCTTGGATTTCTTATTTAAACAGAGGTTGGACTGTACCAGCAAATGTGAGCTATATGGAAAGCCATGATGAAGAACGTTTAATGTATAAAAACCTGCAATTCGGAAATTCTAGCGGAAGTTATAATATAAAAACTCTAACTACAGCTTTAGATAGAGAAGAATTAGCAGGTGCTTTTTACTTTACTGTTCCAGGACCAAAAATGATTTGGCAATTTGGCGAATTAGGATATGATATTTCTATAGATGAAAATGGAAGAACTGGTAATAAACCTATTAAATGGGAATATTTTGACATCCAAGCAAGAAAAGATCTATACAATACTTGGGCTAAACTAATTAAGCTAAAATTGAAATATGATATTTTTCAAACTTCAGATTTTACTTTAGATGTTGCCAATACAAACGGGTTAAAGAAAATTCATTTAACAAACCCTTCTGCAACAGATATTCAAAACATTGTGATTATTGGAAATTTTGGAGTAACTACACAAAGTATTTCTCCGTTTTTTCAACAAACAGGTACTTGGTACAGTTTATTAGAAGACAATGCTACAATAAATGTAACAAGTACAACAGCTAATATTTCTTTAGCTCCTGGAGAATTTAAAATGTATGCAAATAGCCCTGCAACACTTTCTTCTGATGATATAACTCTAGAAAACAATACTTTACAAATGTACCCAAACCCTACCTCTACAGCTTTTTATTTATCAAAAGAAGCATTAGATGTAAAAGTGTTTGATATTACAGGAAAACAAGTAAAACAGTTTGCTAAAAGCGTAATTAAAAACAATACGTTTTCAGTAACTGATTTAAATACGGGAATTTATTTTGTTAGGATTAAAGAAAATGATAACAAAATAAGTACCAAAAAATTAATTATTAATTAA
- a CDS encoding T9SS type A sorting domain-containing protein produces MKKNYFLMLICFLSFTGISLSQTTYYWRGEAISGNWEESTNWWNGSASTPSGADILRFNNNHETTMTNDLVATNRYQIFFEATATTSRTIGGTTENTFYDYGGNVPKIENNSVAIHTLNFPIKLGNNPTELNPVNGDLTFGGNIELTANYIDVYGDNSKTLTFNGVLSGTGGLSLKGNSKVIFNGENTFTGATNVNSGDLEINADMAGNIQVNNNATLQVNTDLTIPQLVLYNNATVTVKAGKSLTISGNLENNSSNAIILENGATLIVNGTSTGDISYNVNVTDDNWHLISSPVVGQVYGDTWANDNIVADGNGTNRGISTYQNGTPDGTTGPWVYMQDGASSTFDSGVGYSLKRTSSGTYAFTGTFPNGTITPAISTNTNDWNLIGNPYPSNLNIATFITENSTTNDFIADGFDAIYVWNPTEGGTGAYNELTTGFIQPGQAFFIKSKVDGAANITEAMQSHTTGTFYKNTDTSINLLLSNGKSTKRTKINYLGGKSTSLDAGFDIGMFDGVDSDLRIYTHLIENNKGIAFARQALPNTDLESLVIPVGVKAALNTEITFSAEALNLPTGIKVFLEDRNANTFTRLDEANSEYKVTLEEALNGIGRFYLHTSSKSTLNVTNIAIENISIYTADASTLKIVGLQEGNANVKIFNMLGKQMMNSSFKTNGAKEISLPQLATGVYFVQLTTETGKLNKKIVLE; encoded by the coding sequence ATGAAAAAAAATTATTTTTTAATGTTAATTTGTTTCCTAAGTTTCACAGGAATTAGCCTATCACAAACTACTTATTATTGGAGAGGTGAAGCAATTTCAGGTAATTGGGAAGAATCTACCAATTGGTGGAATGGATCAGCTTCAACACCAAGTGGTGCAGATATTTTAAGATTTAACAACAATCATGAAACCACTATGACTAATGATTTAGTAGCTACAAATCGTTATCAAATATTTTTTGAAGCTACTGCTACAACATCTAGAACAATTGGTGGTACTACAGAAAATACTTTTTATGATTATGGTGGTAATGTTCCAAAAATTGAAAATAACTCTGTAGCTATACATACACTTAACTTTCCTATAAAATTAGGTAATAATCCTACAGAATTAAATCCTGTTAATGGGGATTTAACTTTCGGTGGAAACATAGAATTAACGGCAAATTATATTGATGTATATGGAGATAATTCTAAAACACTAACATTTAATGGAGTTCTTTCAGGAACAGGAGGATTATCACTCAAAGGTAATAGTAAAGTTATTTTTAATGGTGAAAATACATTTACAGGAGCTACTAATGTTAATAGTGGTGATTTAGAAATAAATGCGGATATGGCAGGTAACATACAAGTAAATAATAATGCTACTCTTCAGGTAAATACAGATTTAACAATTCCTCAATTAGTTTTATATAACAATGCAACCGTTACTGTTAAGGCAGGGAAGTCTCTTACTATTTCTGGTAACTTAGAAAATAATAGTTCAAATGCTATTATTTTAGAAAATGGTGCAACTTTAATAGTTAATGGAACTTCAACAGGAGACATTTCATACAACGTAAATGTTACAGATGATAATTGGCATTTGATTTCTTCTCCTGTTGTTGGTCAAGTCTACGGAGATACTTGGGCTAATGACAATATAGTTGCTGACGGAAACGGTACAAATAGAGGAATTTCTACATATCAAAATGGAACACCAGATGGAACAACTGGTCCTTGGGTATATATGCAAGATGGGGCAAGTTCAACTTTTGATTCTGGTGTAGGATATTCTTTAAAAAGAACAAGTTCTGGTACTTATGCTTTTACAGGAACTTTTCCTAATGGAACAATAACTCCTGCAATTTCAACAAATACAAACGATTGGAATTTAATAGGAAATCCATATCCTTCTAATTTAAATATTGCAACTTTTATTACTGAAAATTCAACAACTAATGATTTTATTGCTGATGGATTTGATGCTATATATGTTTGGAATCCTACCGAAGGTGGAACTGGCGCTTACAATGAATTAACAACTGGTTTTATTCAACCAGGACAAGCCTTTTTTATTAAATCTAAAGTTGATGGTGCAGCAAATATTACAGAAGCTATGCAAAGTCATACAACAGGTACTTTTTATAAAAATACTGATACTTCAATTAATTTATTACTTTCTAATGGTAAAAGTACTAAAAGAACAAAAATTAATTATTTAGGTGGTAAATCTACAAGTTTAGATGCAGGTTTTGATATTGGTATGTTTGATGGTGTTGATTCCGATTTAAGAATTTACACTCATTTAATTGAAAACAATAAAGGTATTGCATTTGCAAGACAAGCTTTACCTAACACAGATTTAGAATCTTTGGTAATACCTGTTGGAGTAAAAGCAGCATTAAATACTGAAATCACTTTTTCTGCTGAAGCTTTAAATTTACCTACTGGAATAAAAGTATTTTTAGAAGATAGAAATGCAAATACTTTTACTCGTTTAGATGAAGCAAATAGCGAATATAAAGTTACCTTAGAAGAAGCTTTAAACGGAATAGGAAGATTCTATTTACATACTTCTTCAAAATCAACTTTAAATGTTACTAATATAGCTATAGAAAACATTAGTATTTATACTGCTGATGCTTCTACTTTAAAAATCGTTGGTTTACAAGAAGGAAATGCAAATGTTAAAATATTTAATATGCTTGGAAAACAAATGATGAATTCTTCATTTAAAACTAATGGTGCAAAAGAAATTTCTTTACCTCAATTAGCTACAGGTGTTTATTTTGTACAATTAACAACCGAAACTGGTAAATTAAACAAGAAAATAGTATTAGAATAA
- a CDS encoding cysteine desulfurase family protein, giving the protein MKAIYLDNAATTKIDAEVLNLMYISMQENFGNPSSTHQFGRKAKSAVETARKNIAKHFNVTAPEIIFTAGGTEADNLILNNAVLNLGVQRIITSKIEHHAVLHTCKFLEKSKNITLDYVNVDEFGSIDLLHLEVLLADSEAKTLVSLMYINNEIGNILPLDEIAVLCKKYNALFHSDTVQAIGHYNLDLQENSIDFIAASAHKFHGPKGVGFAFFKKGFGVLPMFYGGDQERGARSSTENVHSILGMDKALTIAIDNLYADKEYIEKLKLYFITELQKISKSIQFNGLSSDFKKSSYTILNVRFPVKNDMLLFSLDMAGIAVSGGSACQSGSNKGSHVLAEILKDEEADKTSVRFSFSKYTTKEEIDTTIIKIKELL; this is encoded by the coding sequence ATGAAAGCTATTTATTTAGACAATGCCGCAACTACAAAAATTGATGCTGAGGTTTTAAATTTGATGTATATTTCTATGCAAGAAAATTTTGGAAATCCGTCTTCTACACATCAATTTGGTAGAAAAGCAAAATCAGCAGTAGAAACTGCGAGAAAGAATATTGCTAAACATTTTAATGTAACGGCTCCAGAAATTATTTTTACAGCCGGCGGAACAGAAGCAGATAATCTAATACTAAATAATGCAGTTTTAAATTTAGGAGTTCAAAGAATTATTACTTCCAAAATAGAACATCACGCAGTTTTACATACGTGTAAATTTTTAGAAAAATCTAAAAATATAACCTTAGATTATGTAAATGTTGATGAATTTGGAAGTATAGACTTACTTCATCTAGAAGTGTTATTAGCAGACAGTGAAGCTAAAACTTTAGTGAGTTTAATGTATATAAATAATGAAATTGGTAATATTTTGCCTTTGGATGAAATTGCTGTTTTATGTAAAAAATACAACGCACTTTTTCATTCTGATACAGTTCAGGCAATAGGTCATTATAATTTAGATTTACAAGAGAATTCGATTGATTTTATTGCAGCAAGTGCCCATAAATTTCATGGACCAAAAGGAGTTGGTTTTGCTTTTTTTAAAAAAGGATTTGGAGTTTTGCCAATGTTTTATGGTGGAGATCAAGAAAGAGGAGCAAGATCTAGCACAGAAAATGTACATTCTATTTTAGGAATGGATAAAGCTCTAACGATTGCAATTGATAATCTCTATGCTGATAAAGAATATATAGAAAAACTAAAATTATATTTTATTACGGAATTGCAAAAAATATCTAAAAGCATACAGTTTAACGGACTTTCATCAGACTTTAAAAAAAGTAGTTATACTATTTTAAACGTACGTTTTCCTGTTAAGAATGACATGTTATTGTTTAGTTTAGATATGGCAGGAATTGCAGTTTCTGGAGGTTCTGCTTGCCAAAGCGGCAGCAATAAAGGTTCTCATGTGTTGGCAGAAATATTAAAAGATGAAGAAGCAGATAAAACTTCTGTACGTTTTTCATTCTCTAAATACACCACGAAAGAAGAAATTGATACTACTATTATAAAAATAAAAGAGCTACTGTAA
- a CDS encoding Smr/MutS family protein, whose protein sequence is MRLEIGNKVAVLDDVLKGIVTNINGNIISVETTDGMIFNFSESELVKIGKEQHELTKFSDINNELLKEKMASNKPKKSFFIKEKNEVILEVDLHINQLVKSVKGLDNYDMLNLQLDTAKRKVEFAINKRISKIVFIHGVGEGVLKSELHYLLNKYPVKYYDASYKKYGLGATEVYVYQNVIE, encoded by the coding sequence ATGCGTTTAGAAATTGGTAATAAAGTTGCTGTTTTAGATGATGTTTTAAAAGGAATTGTTACTAATATTAATGGTAATATTATTTCTGTTGAAACAACAGATGGAATGATTTTTAATTTTTCTGAATCAGAATTGGTTAAAATAGGAAAAGAGCAGCACGAATTAACCAAATTTTCTGATATTAATAATGAGCTTTTAAAAGAGAAAATGGCTTCTAATAAACCTAAAAAAAGCTTCTTTATAAAAGAGAAAAATGAAGTTATTTTAGAAGTAGATTTACATATAAATCAATTAGTAAAATCTGTAAAAGGTTTAGATAATTACGATATGTTAAATCTGCAATTAGATACAGCAAAAAGAAAAGTTGAGTTTGCAATTAATAAAAGAATTTCTAAAATTGTCTTTATTCACGGAGTAGGAGAAGGGGTTTTAAAATCTGAATTGCATTATTTGCTTAATAAATATCCTGTAAAATATTACGATGCTTCGTACAAAAAATATGGTTTAGGAGCTACTGAAGTTTATGTTTATCAAAATGTTATAGAGTAA
- a CDS encoding type IX secretion system membrane protein PorP/SprF, with amino-acid sequence MIRTKNQIIFKIKNSKKYWLKASTALLIGFLSLQMNAQQLPNYTQYLYNMQIINPAYVGARADLSMSLLSREQWVGLKGAPITRTFSINGRTSNGLGFGTTVVNDKIGLSESTNVNIDASYTIITSQFGRVSFGLKGGMTFFNNNLANGITPDNDVYASTSGNYPNVGFGAFFFNKKFYVGLSVPYILESPQFYIEENVDKTSLTSNANYFFSTGALFKLTENVMFKPSTMVRYASNLPVSIDINSNFLYKEIIEAGLSYRHENSMSALFALIIKKKYRIGYAYDHKFSILGGNLSSHEIIFHLDLDLRRNYRWLLHNKCYF; translated from the coding sequence ATGATAAGAACTAAAAATCAAATTATCTTTAAAATAAAAAATAGTAAAAAGTATTGGTTAAAAGCTAGTACAGCTTTATTAATTGGTTTTTTAAGTTTGCAAATGAATGCACAGCAATTACCAAATTACACGCAATATTTATACAATATGCAAATTATAAATCCTGCATACGTTGGTGCAAGAGCAGATTTAAGTATGTCTTTATTATCTCGTGAGCAATGGGTAGGTTTAAAAGGTGCTCCAATTACTAGAACTTTTTCTATAAACGGAAGAACAAGTAATGGTTTAGGTTTTGGTACTACAGTTGTAAACGATAAAATAGGTTTATCAGAAAGTACAAATGTAAATATAGATGCTTCTTACACAATTATAACTTCTCAATTTGGTAGAGTATCATTTGGTTTAAAAGGAGGAATGACTTTTTTTAATAACAATTTAGCAAACGGAATTACACCAGATAATGATGTTTATGCTTCAACATCAGGTAATTATCCTAATGTTGGCTTTGGTGCTTTCTTTTTTAATAAAAAGTTTTATGTTGGTTTATCTGTACCTTATATTTTAGAATCTCCACAATTTTATATAGAAGAAAATGTAGATAAAACTAGTTTAACATCAAATGCAAACTACTTTTTTTCAACCGGAGCTTTATTTAAATTAACAGAAAATGTAATGTTTAAACCATCAACAATGGTAAGATATGCATCTAATTTACCAGTTTCAATAGATATTAACTCTAATTTTTTATATAAAGAAATTATAGAAGCTGGTTTGTCTTATCGTCATGAAAATTCTATGAGTGCCTTATTTGCCTTAATTATAAAAAAGAAATATAGAATAGGTTATGCCTATGATCATAAATTTTCTATACTTGGCGGTAATTTAAGTTCTCATGAAATAATCTTCCATTTAGATTTAGATTTAAGAAGAAATTATAGATGGTTACTTCATAATAAATGCTACTTTTAA